A stretch of the Candidatus Jettenia sp. AMX2 genome encodes the following:
- a CDS encoding zinc ribbon domain-containing protein, which yields MPTYDYKCSECDYTFELFQHITEKPVEKCPVCGVLRVERMIGAGSGIIFRGSGFYQTDYRSNEYKSKAKKDSESVKSEAKTSEKK from the coding sequence ATGCCAACGTACGACTATAAATGCAGTGAATGTGATTATACTTTTGAACTATTTCAGCATATAACGGAAAAACCTGTAGAGAAATGTCCTGTTTGCGGCGTACTCAGAGTTGAAAGAATGATCGGTGCCGGAAGCGGAATCATCTTCAGGGGTTCCGGTTTTTATCAGACAGATTACAGAAGCAATGAATATAAATCAAAGGCAAAGAAGGATTCCGAGTCTGTGAAATCTGAAGCAAAAACATCAGAAAAAAAATAA
- the yacG gene encoding DNA gyrase inhibitor YacG, whose amino-acid sequence MARIKCPNCRKELFYHNIKDIPDFPFCTKRCKQIDLGAWLDEKYRIEEPISQEALSRIDEGEKEDD is encoded by the coding sequence ATGGCCAGAATTAAATGTCCTAACTGTAGAAAAGAGCTTTTCTACCACAATATAAAAGACATACCAGATTTTCCTTTTTGTACGAAGCGATGTAAACAAATTGACCTTGGAGCGTGGTTAGACGAAAAATATCGTATTGAGGAACCGATAAGTCAGGAAGCGTTGAGCCGAATTGATGAAGGAGAAAAGGAGGATGACTGA